The Dyadobacter sandarakinus DNA window CGGCGTGTCAAAAATCACCTCCATACGTGCCAGTGCAGCCTGATAATCCTCTTCTGTTTTGATCAGCTTCATGTTCAAATTGTGTTTGCGTTAATTCTGTCATACTCTTTGTGAGTACCGGTAAAGCGAACAAAAATCCATTGCTTTTCGAAATTAATCCGGGCTACAAGCCGGTGCGAATTACCCCTGACATTAAAAACAACACGGCCGCTTCGCAGAATACTTGCATTTGCAAAGGTTTCCTTCACATCTGCCGGTGACTTCCAGTCTGCTTTCAATGTAGTTTCATACCATATTTTAAGGTATTGTTCAAGATCAGGATGTTGCTCCCAATAAGATCGCAATGCTCCTTTTACAAAAATTCGCTGCATGGCTAAAAACAAAGTTGCTAAAAAAAATAAAGTTCCCAAAAAGGGAACCTCTTTTATTTAGACGCAACGAAATGCAAAAGTAACGGACCGCAAACCTCTTACGAATTCACCATGAAAAATGCGGTGCGGGGAAAACGATTAAACAGTTCGTCTTTCAGGTCTTTGCTGATCGGCAGCGAGCCCACGGCCTGAGACATACATTGAAGCCAGGCAATGGCATCGTCTTCGGTAATGGTATGCGGCAGGTGCCGGGCACGCATTCGGGGGTGACCGTAAACGTCGGAATACAGCTCCGGTCCGCCCAGAAACTGCGTCAGAAAGAGGCGCTGCTTTGTTTTGATAAGCTCCTTGTCGCTTTTAAAAAGTCTTGAAATCAGTTCATGCTCAAACACAAGATCGTAAAAGCAGTCTGTGAGCTGGCGAAGGGCTTCATCACCTCCTATGCGTTCGTATAAAGATTCTTCCTGCATTTTTTAACGGAATATTTTCTGTTTATAGCCCGCAGCAAGTAGCCCGCGCGGCGATTTACTTCTTAAATTGTTACCTGAACAACTCCTATTCAGATGAAACAGTTTCTGCTGGTACTGCTGTGCTGCCTGCATGCACCGCATGATGTTTTTTCACAAACATTGCTCCCCCTTTTGCAGGTAAAAAAAGGGGAAAGATACATTTCCACTTTTAACGAAAAACCATTTTTCTGGCTGGGCGATACGGCTTGGGAGCTGTTGCACAGGCTGACGCTGGATGAAGCCAGGACCTACCTGGAAGATCGCAGTAAAAAGGGCTTCAACGTGGTACTTGCAGTTGCCAATGCGGAGTTTGAGGGAATGCGGGTACCCAACCGGAATGGCGACCTGGCAATGAATGATTATAATCCTGCAAAACCCAATGAGCGGTATTTCCTGCACGTCGACAGTGTAGTTACCCTGGCAGCACAGCTGGGAATTTACATTGCGCTTCTGCCCACCTGGGGCGACAAGCTCAGCAAAAAGTGGGATCCGGGACCAGAAATATTTACGCCGGAAAATGCGGCCGCATATGGAGCCTACCTGGCCGGGCGATACCGGAATCAGAACATCATCTGGGTACTTGGCGGTGACCGCGATCCTGAAAATGAGCAGCATCTGGCCATTATACAAGCCATGGCAAGCGGAATCAGGAAGGTTGCGGGCAGCTCGCAGCTGATCACTTACCACCCTACCGGCGCAAGCCACTCTTCCAGGTATTTTCATGATGCGGATTGGCTGGATTTTAACATCTTCCAGTCCGGGCACAGCATCAGGCACCAGAAAAATTACAAGATGGTTAGGAAAGATTACGGGAAAAATCCGCCCAGGCCAACCCTTGATGCCGAACCCAGGTATGAAAACCACCCTGTAAACTGGAAGCCCGAGCTGGGCTACTTCAACGATTTCGATGTGCGGCAGGCTGCTTGGTGGGCGTTTTTGTCGGGAGCAGCAGGCCACACTTACGGCTGCCATGATGTGTGGCAAATGTATGACAATACCCGTAACAAGCCCATGGGCTTCGCACGTACCAACTGGCAGGTTGCGATGGATTTGCCAGGTGCTACACACATGGGCTTCCTTAAAAAGTTAGCGGAATCGTATTCATGGCAAAAGCTTGTACCCGCTCAGCAACTGATCCTGAACACCAATCCGGAAGATGCCGGCTACCAGGTCGCCGCATGCTCCGCGGACAAAGATTTTGCATTCATTTACTCGCCCTATGGCCACGGGGTCACAGTTGATCTTGGCGTTTTCAATGCGGCCGAGTTGGCCGTGTATTGGTACAATCCGCGTGACGGATCGTCTTTGCTGATCGGCAAAAAGCAAAATCGCGGGACTGTCACTTTCCAGCCGGACATAGCCGGGCCCGAAACAGACTGGGTGCTTGTGATTGCGGATGCTAAAAATTCGCAGCCCGGTACAACAGTGAAAAAGTAATCAGTTTTCAAACCGGAGATGCTTCACAGAAGCGCCCGAGCGGGCCAATTCCAGCAGGGCTTCCACGCCAATGTCCAGGTGCGTTTTGACGTAATTTGTCGTCACTATCTTATCACTTTCCTCGGTTTTGACTCCCTCAGGCACCAATGGATTGTCGGATACCAGCAACAATGCGCCGTGCGGAATGGAATTGGCGAAACCTACAATGAAAATCGTGGCCGTTTCCATATCGATGGCGATGGCACGGATCGCTCGGAGGTACTCCTTGAAACTGTCATCGTGCTCCCAGATACGCCGGTTGGTGGTATACACCGTACCCGTCCAGTAGTCTTTTTTGTGCTTGGCAATACTTGCCGACACCGTACTCTGCAGGCGAAAGGAAGGTAGTGCCGGAATTTCAGCAGGCATGTAATCGTCGCTGGTACCTTCACCCCGGATCGCCGCAATGGGGAGGATCAGGTCGCCTACCTGTGTTTTTTTCAAACCGCCGCATTTACCCAGAAACAATACGGCTTTGGGCCGGATCGCCGACAGGAGGTCCATCACGGTTGCGGCCATCGGGCTGCCCATGCCGAAATTGACGATGGTAATATCTTTGGCAGTTGCGGTTTGCATGGCACGCCCGTGGCCTTTCACATCTACCCCGAACATCTCCGCAAACATGGTCACGTAGTTCCCGAAGTTGGTAAGCAGGATATAATTACCAAACTCTTCCACCGCCGTTCCGGTGTAGCGCGGCAGCCAGTTTTCGACGATTTGTTCCTTCGTAGTCATGAAATAAACAGGTTAATTGGCCGAAGCTGTGATGATGTGTATCTTCGTTCATGGAATCTCTGAACCTTCCCGAGTTTGCCTATAAAGTTAAGCAGGTTAACGGGAAACCGCATATTTTCGACATTATACGCCGCAAATTCGTAACACTCACACCCGAAGAATGGGTCCGCCAGCACTTCATCCACCTGCTGATTACCCATTATGGTTACCCTAAATCCCTCTTTGCCGTAGAAACCGGCATGCACTATCATACGCTTGCCAAACGGACCGATATTATGGTGCTTGCCGGCAATGCCCTGCCCTTTTTGCTGGTCGAATGCAAGGCGCCTTTCGTCAAGATCGGTGAAGCCACATTTGCCCAGATCAGCCGCTACCATTTCACGTTACAGCCGCAATATCTTGCCGTCACCAACGGCATGAGCCACTACTGCTTCAAAGCCGTGAACGGACAGATTCACTTTCTGGATGATTTTCCTTTTTATCGGGAGGAGAATTAGGGAATGGCTTTCGGCTTTCGGCTGTCGGCTTTCGGGTGTTTTTGATAAAAAACAAAAAAGGCTGTCCTTGCGGGAAGGACAGCCTTTGTATAGGAAGATGATGCCGGATTATCAGGCGATTATTTTCCTGCTACCAGCTTTACGTCGATGGTAAAGTCGTCGTGGATCATTTTGTCACCCAGGTTTTCAAAAAACGACTTCGAGTTGTATTTGATGTCGTATTTGGAACGGTCAACCGTGATGGTACCCGTTGCTTCCGCACCGTTTGCTGTATTTTTCACAGTTACGGGGAAAGTCACAGGCTTGGTAATGCCTTTGATCGTCAGGTCTCCGGTTACATCGTATACGCCGGCCGTTTTTGGAGTTGCTTTGGTCACCACGAACGTTGCAGTCGGGTGTTTTTCAACCGAAAAGAAATCTTCGGATTTCAGGTGACCGATCAGTTTTGCATTGTATTCCTTATCTGTAAGGTCGGTGCACGTAATGCTGTTCAGGTCTGCAGTGAATTTACCGCCTGTTAGTTTGTTGCCGTCCATGACAATGGTACCTTCTTTCAGGGCGATTTTGCCGGTATGCTCACCAGTTACTTTTTTGCCCAGCCAGGTGAGCTCACTTTTAGAGGTATTTACTTTGAGGTTGGTAGCCTTGCCTTTATCGTCTGCTGATGCAGCGCCGGATACAAAAAGTGCAACCGCCAGAGCAGCAACAAAGGATTTCACTGATTTCACTGTAGTTTTCATCTTAAATTGAATTGATTGTTTTATTGAGTTAAAAAATATGGGTTAATGCTCACGAAGCTGGTCGAGTATGTCGCTCATCCGGTTGGCATCCTCCTCTGAAAGGATGTTGAAACGGTTCTCCCAGGCTGCTACCGGCGGATCGAGCTTTTCGAGCAGGCTCAATCCTTCCTGTGTAATGACCACGTCTACTGCCCGGCGGTCATTGGCGCAGGAAGTACGCTCGGCCAGGCCTTTTGCCAGCAGCTTATCCACCAGCCGGGAAGTATTGGAGCTCTTGTCCAGCATGCGCTCGGTGATCTCGCTTACCTTGATCGGATTGGACTGCTGGCCTCTTAAAATCCGCAGTACATTATATTGCTGACCGGAAATATCATGTTCCCTGAAAATTTCCGATTGCTTATATTCGAGCCATTTGCAGGTATACACAAAATTGATCGCCAGACGCTGAAACGGGCTTCGAAATTTTTTCTGTTTGATATCAGTTTCTATGGACATGGTATTGATGCTAAAATATACCGATGTATGTACATTTAATGTTATAACATCAATTGGATCCGGAATGGTTCATTGCTGGTGAAAATATTTTACGAATCTCTGCCAACTTGCTTTCTGCTGCTTTTTTTTAGGTCAATGATTACTTTAAACAAACCACTTGTACTCGCCTCAAACTCGCCCAGGCGCCGCCAGCTGCTTTCGGAGGCTGGATTTACGTTCCGTACCGAGGTGCTCCCCACTGATGAGCACTTTCCTGGCAGTCTGCCGCCGGGCGATGTGGCTGCCTATATTGCCGCCCGGAAAGCGGAGGCATTCCGGGGATTGTACCCGGAGGCGCTCATCCTGACCGCCGACACCGTGGTACTTGCAGACAGCCATGTCCTGGGCAAGCCTGCTGATGAAGCAGACGCAGCGCGGATGCTCGGCATGCTCTCGGGGAGCCGGCATGAAGTAGTCACAGCAGTCAGCCTGCTTGCCGGCGACCGCATCGAAACGGTATCTGACGTGGCTGCTGTTTTCTTCCGGGAACTGTCCGATGCTGAAATATCTTACTATATTGAGCGCTACAAGCCCTTTGACAAGGCAGGCTCCTACGGTATCCAGGAGTGGATCGGCATGACGGGCATTACCCGTATTGAGGGGTCTTTTTACACCATCATGGGCCTGCCGGTACATACGGTTTACCAAATGTTAAAACCTTACTTTTCCGCTCCGGCCTAGCAGTACCGGCACACTACTTTCATGACAGCCTCCCGTTCCCGATTTGTGCCCCGTGTGTGTTACGAAATCTTCGTGCGCTCTTTCTGTGATTCCAACGAAGACGGGATCGGCGATCTGCCCGGGATTATCTCGCGCCTCGACTACCTGGCTGATCTTGGGATTGAGGCGATATGGCTTACGCCGGTTCATCCCTCGCCGAGCTACCACAAATACGATGTGACCGACTATTATGCCATTGAGCCGGAGTTTGGCACAATGGACGATTTCCGGACGCTGCTGCATGAGGCCCACGCCCGCGGGATCCACATTTATCTCGACCTGATTATCAATCATACCAGCACGCTCCATCCCTGGTTTTCGGAGGCGCGCAAGGGGACTGAAAATGCATTCCGCAACTTTTACTGGTGGATGACACCGGCCCTCATTGAAGAGCTGGGCATTTCCGTGAGGGAGACCTCCGACGACTCGCAGGTTGTATACCCCTGGCACGACAATCCGCAGGATCCTGAAAAGTACTACGGTTTGTTTTTCAAAGGCATGCCCGACCTTAATTTCCACTCGGCCGAGCTGAGAAGGGAGCTTGAAAAAATCATCAGCTTCTGGCTCAATGATATTGGTGTGGACGGCTTCCGCCTGGATGCGGCCAGGCACATTTTCCCGGATTGGGAAAAAGATCTCAGTGCCAGGTTCTGGGAATATTTTGCAGGCATCATCCGGGCAACCCGGCCCGGGGCATTTACGGTGGCCGAAGTGTGGGCGGAAAATGACGAGGTAGCTCCTTACTTCCGGTACCTGGATGCTACTTTTCACTTCGAACTCAGCTTTTTATTGCAGCGCGTCCTGATCCAGGAACACGATGAAATGCTCATTGAACGCCTGCTCGACAGCTACCGCCTTTTTGAAAAGTATAATCCCCTGTTTATTGATGCGATCATGCTCACCAATCACGACCAGGATCGGATCGGCAGTGTTGTGCAGAATAGTCAGGCCAAGATCAAGCTGGCCGCCAGTATACTGCTCACTTTGCCGGGCCAGCCGTACATTTATTATGGTGAAGAAATCGGCATGCTGGGTACCAAGCCCGATCCATACATCCGGGAGCCGTTTATCTGGACGGAGCAGGAGCATGATCCCGAAAAGACGCACTGGATTGACGCGCAATTTTCGACGGCACATACCGTAGTGCCCCTTTCCGTGCAGGCACAGGACCCGCAATCGGTGTATTATCATTATAAAACATTGATTCACCTGCGTAAGCAAGAGCCTGCCCTGCACCAGATTTTTGCACCCAACCTGCAAAGGATCTGCCTGCACGACGATCAGCTACTGGCCTACCTTCGCCCCCATCCCGAGCGAGCGGTTGTAATCATCCACAATCTCTCCGGGTATACCAAACCGCTCATAATCCCTGGCCACCTGCAGGCTTTTTCCACAATCCTTTTTTCTACGGACCCTGACCATCAGGGAATACTAGCACATGCCGAACTGGCACCCTATGCCTCGCTCATTCTGGCAGTACGCCCCTGAGTGACCGTCAGAGTAGGTATGGCTGCCATGTCCGCTTTTCAGATAAAAACGAAACTTATGAGACCCATCCGGCTTGGTATACTCCTGCTCCTCTTTTTTCCCGCAGCACTTTTTGCTCAGAAAACGTATCCCACCATGGGGCAGGTTGTTTATGAGGATGCGTCTTTTGAAAAACTACTGCCCAAAACCTCCCGCGTGGAAGTGATTGCCACGGGGTTCCAATGGTGTGAAGGACCAGCGTGGGTGAAAAATGGCGGATACCTGCTCTTCTCGGACGTACCGGAAAACAAGGTTTATAAATGGGATGAAAAATCAGGTCTTTCGGTTTTCCTGCAACCTTCGGGTTATACCGGGCGCGGCGTGTACAGCGATGAGCCGGGCAGTAACGGATTGCTGATCGATAAGCTGGGAAGATTGGTCTCGTGCGAGCACGGCGACCGGCGTATTTCGGCCATGCCGCTGGAAAAAGGTGGTAAGATAACCCTTGCCGGCAATTTCGAGGGAAAACGTTTTAACAGTCCCAATGATGTGGAAGAACACCCGGTTTCGGGCTTGTTGTACTTCACCGATCCGCCTTACGGATTGAGCAAAAAGCAGGATGATACCTCGCGCGAGATGAAGGAATTCGGCGTATACCGCATTGAAGCCGATGGCAGGGTAACCCGGCAGATCGCAGACCTCACGCGACCCAATGGTCTTGCATTCTCTCCCGATGGAAAGACATTGTACATAGCTCAGTCGGATCCGGAAAAAGCGGTTATTATGGCTTATCCCCTCGATGCAAAGGGAAATGCTGGTGCTGGCAGGCTGGTTTATGACGCGACGCCTCTAGTAAAGGCAGGCAAACAAGGCTTGCCGGACGGCCTGAAAGTAGACCGTGACGGTAACCTATGGTCGTCAGGACCCGGCGGATTACTGGTCCTGACCCCCGGCGGAAAATTACTTGGCCGGATCGAAATGGGTGCGCTCACTTCCAATTGTGCATGGGGCGACGACGGCTCCACCCTGTACCTCACCGTGGACGACTACGTATGCAGGATCAAAACCGCCACCAAAGGTGCCGGCTGGTAGGCTTACTTGTTGCGCTGCATACTTTTCAGCAAGTCCTCCACCTCACTTTTCACCGAAGCCCAGTTGTACTTTCCATTCCGGTAGATGCGGGTATAGGCACGGTAGAGCACAAGGCGGTCATCCGTAATTCGGTCAAGCTGACCGGCGATCGTTGACTTTCCGGATTTGTTTGCTGATTTGTATTCATCCAGCAGCAGGTCGTAACGTTTATCCAGAATGTCGATCTCAAACAATATGTCATCCCCCAGCTTATCCATTTCATCATACTGAGCTGCAAGGCGCTCCCCCGAGGCTGAATAATCCTGAGTACCCGAAGTGCGGTCGGCAGGCCGGCGGTCGTAGTCGCGCTGATAGGCATCCCGGTCATCCCGGGAAGTGCGGCTGTACCTGTCCGACCGGTAATTATCCGAGTAGGTGCCATTCCGCTGGTCGTAGCGGCGTTGCAGGGTTTGCGAGCACGAGAGCGCCGAGGCGGCAAGTATGCAAAGCAGGGCGAGGGTTTTTAGTGAGAAATTCATCAGAAGTTGTGTCTGAGCCCAATGCTCAGATTGGGGTTAAAGTAAAAGAACTTGGGAATAAATTCGAGGTAGCCCCCTCCTTCCACAAAGAAGGAAGCCGGCTTGTTGGCAAAGAAGAACTCCAACCCGGCAGTACCGGAAGGGCCAAGCGAAACATTGGTGGTATATACGGCCTTGATATCGCGGTTGGGATAGTACCGCCGCGAATTGACCTGCAGCCCCGGTCCTGCATACACGGTCATACGCTCGTTGAGTAGAGGCACATACCAGAGGTAAGTCGCGTTCACAGATACCCCTACGCTTCCCAGATCGTCATTGCTCACTTTATAGTTGTCTTTGCTTTTAAACAGACCTATGTACGTTCCCACAGACAGGTCAAGTGCATTGCGGTCGCCGTACTTGCGAATGCTGACCCCGATGGGCTCCCCTACTTCAAACCCGACGGCCCAGGTTTCGGGTTGGGCATAGGCTGAGAGGCCCGATAGTACAGCTGCGGCGATAAGGATCAGTTTTTTCATAAAATGGTTTTAAGCGAATAAGGAAGCCAGGCTGCCTTTCCGGCACGGTTTAAAAAAACAGTGCCATCCATATACGTTGTTTCATGAAAAAAGGCGGAAAACATGCGGGCGGAGAGAATCAGATACCGGCCCCAGCGCTCACTATCTCATTCCTTGTCTCATGACGGAATTAGGCCCGCAGCTTTGGTTCAGGATCATTTTCTTTCTAATATTGGGGCTGCATTCGCGTAGCATTTTCAACGATATCTCACACCGGTGGCCTTAAAGAAGGATAAGATTTTCAACTCCAAAGACCTTATTGCGTAT harbors:
- a CDS encoding Maf family protein, translating into MITLNKPLVLASNSPRRRQLLSEAGFTFRTEVLPTDEHFPGSLPPGDVAAYIAARKAEAFRGLYPEALILTADTVVLADSHVLGKPADEADAARMLGMLSGSRHEVVTAVSLLAGDRIETVSDVAAVFFRELSDAEISYYIERYKPFDKAGSYGIQEWIGMTGITRIEGSFYTIMGLPVHTVYQMLKPYFSAPA
- a CDS encoding glycoside hydrolase family 140 protein, translated to MKQFLLVLLCCLHAPHDVFSQTLLPLLQVKKGERYISTFNEKPFFWLGDTAWELLHRLTLDEARTYLEDRSKKGFNVVLAVANAEFEGMRVPNRNGDLAMNDYNPAKPNERYFLHVDSVVTLAAQLGIYIALLPTWGDKLSKKWDPGPEIFTPENAAAYGAYLAGRYRNQNIIWVLGGDRDPENEQHLAIIQAMASGIRKVAGSSQLITYHPTGASHSSRYFHDADWLDFNIFQSGHSIRHQKNYKMVRKDYGKNPPRPTLDAEPRYENHPVNWKPELGYFNDFDVRQAAWWAFLSGAAGHTYGCHDVWQMYDNTRNKPMGFARTNWQVAMDLPGATHMGFLKKLAESYSWQKLVPAQQLILNTNPEDAGYQVAACSADKDFAFIYSPYGHGVTVDLGVFNAAELAVYWYNPRDGSSLLIGKKQNRGTVTFQPDIAGPETDWVLVIADAKNSQPGTTVKK
- a CDS encoding MarR family winged helix-turn-helix transcriptional regulator; translation: MSIETDIKQKKFRSPFQRLAINFVYTCKWLEYKQSEIFREHDISGQQYNVLRILRGQQSNPIKVSEITERMLDKSSNTSRLVDKLLAKGLAERTSCANDRRAVDVVITQEGLSLLEKLDPPVAAWENRFNILSEEDANRMSDILDQLREH
- a CDS encoding AMP nucleosidase; this encodes MTTKEQIVENWLPRYTGTAVEEFGNYILLTNFGNYVTMFAEMFGVDVKGHGRAMQTATAKDITIVNFGMGSPMAATVMDLLSAIRPKAVLFLGKCGGLKKTQVGDLILPIAAIRGEGTSDDYMPAEIPALPSFRLQSTVSASIAKHKKDYWTGTVYTTNRRIWEHDDSFKEYLRAIRAIAIDMETATIFIVGFANSIPHGALLLVSDNPLVPEGVKTEESDKIVTTNYVKTHLDIGVEALLELARSGASVKHLRFEN
- a CDS encoding type II toxin-antitoxin system HigB family toxin, with protein sequence MQRIFVKGALRSYWEQHPDLEQYLKIWYETTLKADWKSPADVKETFANASILRSGRVVFNVRGNSHRLVARINFEKQWIFVRFTGTHKEYDRINANTI
- a CDS encoding globin domain-containing protein; translation: MQEESLYERIGGDEALRQLTDCFYDLVFEHELISRLFKSDKELIKTKQRLFLTQFLGGPELYSDVYGHPRMRARHLPHTITEDDAIAWLQCMSQAVGSLPISKDLKDELFNRFPRTAFFMVNS
- a CDS encoding alpha-amylase family glycosyl hydrolase, with translation MTASRSRFVPRVCYEIFVRSFCDSNEDGIGDLPGIISRLDYLADLGIEAIWLTPVHPSPSYHKYDVTDYYAIEPEFGTMDDFRTLLHEAHARGIHIYLDLIINHTSTLHPWFSEARKGTENAFRNFYWWMTPALIEELGISVRETSDDSQVVYPWHDNPQDPEKYYGLFFKGMPDLNFHSAELRRELEKIISFWLNDIGVDGFRLDAARHIFPDWEKDLSARFWEYFAGIIRATRPGAFTVAEVWAENDEVAPYFRYLDATFHFELSFLLQRVLIQEHDEMLIERLLDSYRLFEKYNPLFIDAIMLTNHDQDRIGSVVQNSQAKIKLAASILLTLPGQPYIYYGEEIGMLGTKPDPYIREPFIWTEQEHDPEKTHWIDAQFSTAHTVVPLSVQAQDPQSVYYHYKTLIHLRKQEPALHQIFAPNLQRICLHDDQLLAYLRPHPERAVVIIHNLSGYTKPLIIPGHLQAFSTILFSTDPDHQGILAHAELAPYASLILAVRP
- a CDS encoding type I restriction enzyme HsdR N-terminal domain-containing protein, whose amino-acid sequence is MESLNLPEFAYKVKQVNGKPHIFDIIRRKFVTLTPEEWVRQHFIHLLITHYGYPKSLFAVETGMHYHTLAKRTDIMVLAGNALPFLLVECKAPFVKIGEATFAQISRYHFTLQPQYLAVTNGMSHYCFKAVNGQIHFLDDFPFYREEN
- a CDS encoding SMP-30/gluconolactonase/LRE family protein — protein: MRPIRLGILLLLFFPAALFAQKTYPTMGQVVYEDASFEKLLPKTSRVEVIATGFQWCEGPAWVKNGGYLLFSDVPENKVYKWDEKSGLSVFLQPSGYTGRGVYSDEPGSNGLLIDKLGRLVSCEHGDRRISAMPLEKGGKITLAGNFEGKRFNSPNDVEEHPVSGLLYFTDPPYGLSKKQDDTSREMKEFGVYRIEADGRVTRQIADLTRPNGLAFSPDGKTLYIAQSDPEKAVIMAYPLDAKGNAGAGRLVYDATPLVKAGKQGLPDGLKVDRDGNLWSSGPGGLLVLTPGGKLLGRIEMGALTSNCAWGDDGSTLYLTVDDYVCRIKTATKGAGW
- a CDS encoding YceI family protein; the protein is MKSVKSFVAALAVALFVSGAASADDKGKATNLKVNTSKSELTWLGKKVTGEHTGKIALKEGTIVMDGNKLTGGKFTADLNSITCTDLTDKEYNAKLIGHLKSEDFFSVEKHPTATFVVTKATPKTAGVYDVTGDLTIKGITKPVTFPVTVKNTANGAEATGTITVDRSKYDIKYNSKSFFENLGDKMIHDDFTIDVKLVAGK